A region from the Perca fluviatilis chromosome 16, GENO_Pfluv_1.0, whole genome shotgun sequence genome encodes:
- the ltbp3 gene encoding latent-transforming growth factor beta-binding protein 3 isoform X1 has product MPTLIAHLLVIWLSVHRLVWCTERSSTRERFKVVIAPLICKRICLKGQCQDTCEQGNNTTLIAENGQAADTLIGQGFRVVVCPLTCMNGGVCSSRKHCLCPPGFTGRLCQFPLQQTQQAQAARGNKQPVYPISLKPDGQKLVEQLSIGRTQLTQTHSVFTLPMSHSSEVQFNVRVHHTPDTSVVIQPLDQSDVKPPHKTGPRPIPARHKPKGRCFQETTPKQACNSTPLPVLTNQEDCCGSVGNSWGQNKCYQCPKLPNASVKHTIVEDYGSTCPQGYKRFNSTHCQDINECSMQGVCQNGDCLNTLGSFKCSCKAGLVLDRNRCVESPAEQAQCFRIASEARGCEHALPTHLTQEMCCCTVGKAWGHNCERCPQVGTVAFSKICPAGKGYFLQNIRETVAFPPIIFRKHDKEEPKQPERPPEMATAAQPSPTTTTSSPRVPVVKPTPPTIIRMTPGNDPFETQTKVLPETDECSLSRSICGHGECENSLNGHICHCHLGYHLNPLRNICEDDNECDSEPCGYGRGICVNIEGGYKCLCRQGYKHMVQHGRLKCVDVNECSKQDICGVGGQCVNLPGSYKCECHSGFRSKSHRHPTCEDINECLNPDTCPNEQCENTPGSYECVPCLPGHEARTGKCYDINECQKPGICPNGRCENLPGDYRCLCNEGFLPSSDSKGCRDIDECEDVRLCAYGHCINTEGSFQCQCYPGYQRTQEGSHCEDINECERPSNCQRGRCINSMGSYHCECQKGYTLVGGRRCQDIDECAADRSLCQPFGSCENRPGSYVCACNHGFVLSEDKHSCEAVRVLMDEKKECYLNLDDTVFCDSVLATNVTKQECCCSIGVGWGDHCEIYPCPVSQSAEFHFLCPNGQGLYYDEGLLYSLPVYHDIDECSLFADEICKKGRCENTQPGYECYCQQGFYYDGNLLECIDVNECHDESLCTNGHCVNTEGSFFCNCNRPWTPDSNKKKCVIATIADVNECEDPVNCKNGHCVDTPGSYYCICSPPWTLATDRNSCVTPEEQADVNECQDPSYCKNGRCENTPGSFHCFCDPPLTFSAALKQCVYDDRTAAHKDVCFLQVDEGLICSEPRNGMVVTYSECCCHYGRGWGPECNTCPPRNSEMFSRLCEMHLETESDGEQDFLAAFANYNPGDSSEEDSDECSCVNGRCVRSYLGTMCECNTGFRLDHSRTRCIDIDECAEPGAHASPCKNARCVNTAGSYKCFCKHGFVATRRPNTCVRRRTR; this is encoded by the exons ATGCCCACTCTGATCGCCCATCTGCTTGTCATCTGGCTGAGCGTCCACAGGCTGGTGTGGTGCACGGAGCGCTCCTCCACACGGGAGCGCTTCAAGGTGGTCATCGCTCCTCTCATCTGCAAGCGGATCTGCCTGAAGGGACAGTGTCAGGATACCTGCGAGCAGGGCAACAACACCACGCTGATCGCGGAGAACGGGCAGGCGGCAGACACGCTCATCGGACAGGGCTTCAGGGTCG TTGTGTGTCCCCTGACGTGTATGAATGGAGGAGTATGCAGCTCGAGGAAACACTGCCTGTGCCCGCCTGGCTTCACCGGTCGGCTCTGCCAGTTTCCACTCCAGCAGACGCAGCAAGCTCAGGCAGCGCGGGGCAACAAGCAGCCTGTCTATCCCATATCTTTGAAGCCAGACGGCCAGAAACTAGTGGAGCAATTAAGCATAGGGCGTACCCagttgacacaaacacactctgttTTCACCCTACCCATGTCACACTCATCTGAAG TGCAGTTTAATGTTCGTGTTCACCACACGCCAGACACCTCTGTAGTCATTCAACCCCTCGACCAATCGGATGTCAAGCCTCCTCACAAGACAGGGCCACGCCCGATTCCTGCCAGACACAAACCAAAGGGGCGCTGCTTCCAGGAGACCACACCCAAACAAGCT TGCAACAGCACCCCGCTTCCTGTTCTGACCAATCAGGAGGATTGCTGTGGCAGTGTGGGGAATTCATGGGGACAAAACAAGTGTTATCAGTGCCCCAAACTACCAA ATGCATCAGTCAAGCATACCATTGTGGAAGACTACGGCTCGACCTGTCCGCAAGGCTATAAAAGATTCAACAGCACTCACTGTCAAG ATATCAACGAGTGCTCCATGCAGGGCGTCTGTCAGAATGGAGACTGCCTGAACACACTGGGCAGCTTCAAATGTTCCTGCAAGGCCGGTTTGGTGTTGGACAGGAATCGATGTGTTG AGTCTCCTGCTGAGCAGGCTCAGTGCTTCCGGATAGCGTCCGAGGCGAGGGGCTGCGAGCACGCACTGCCCACCCACCTCACCCAGGAGATGTGCTGCTGCACGGTGGGCAAAGCCTGGGGCCACAACTGTGAAAGATGTCCTCAGGTGGGCACAG TGGCCTTCAGTAAGATCTGCCCTGCTGGGAAAGGATACTTTCTCCAAAATATAAGAGAGACCGTGGCCTTCCCTCCCATCATCTTCCGCAAGCATGACAAGGAGG AACCTAAGCAGCCG GAGAGGCCTCCAGAGATGGCGACTGCTGCACAGCCGtctcccaccaccaccaccagcagtcCTCGTGTGCCTG TTGTTAAACCCACCCCTCCAACAATCATCAGAATGACCCCAGGCAATGACCCCTTCGAAACACAGACAAAAGTCTTGC CAGAGACAGATGAATGCAGTCTAAGCAGGAGCATTTGTGGTCATGGAGAGTGTGAAAACAGCCTGAATGGCCACATCTGTCACTGTCACCTTGGCTACCATCTCAATCCACTGAGGAACATCTGTGAGG ATGATAATGAATGTGATTCAGAACCGTGCGGGTACGGCAGAGGCATTTGCGTCAACATAGAAGGAGGTTACAAATGCCTCTGTCGTCAGGGCTATAAACACATGGTGCAGCATGGGAGACTCAAGTGCGTAG ATGTGAATGAGTGCTCTAAGCAGGACATCTGTGGTGTCGGAGGCCAGTGTGTGAACCTGCCTGGTTCTTATAAATGTGAATGTCACAGCGGCTTTAGGAGCAAGTCACACCGTCACCCAACATGTGAAG ACATTAATGAGTGTTTGAACCCCGACACTTGTCCCAATGAGCAATGTGAGAACACACCAGGCTCATATGAGTGTGTGCCTTGCTTGCCTGGTCACGAGGCCCGCACTGGCAAGTGTTATG ATATTAATGAGTGTCAGAAGCCTGGCATCTGTCCTAATGGGCGCTGTGAGAACCTCCCTGGTGATTACCGCTGCCTGTGCAACGAGGGCTTCCTCCCATCTTCAGACAGCAAAGGTTGCCGTG ACATTGATGAATGTGAGGACGTCAGGCTGTGTGCTTATGGCCACTGCATCAATACAGAAGGCTCCTTCCAGTGCCAGTGCTACCCGGGATACCAGCGCACACAGGAGGGCAGCCACTGCGAAG ATATCAATGAGTGTGAGAGGCCATCAAACTGTCAGAGGGGCCGTTGTATCAACAGTATGGGCTCATACCACTGCGAGTGCCAGAAGGGCTACACACTGGTGGGAGGCAGGAGGTGCCAAG ACATAGACGAATGTGCCGCAGACAGAAGTCTCTGCCAGCCCTTCGGCTCTTGTGAGAACAGACCAGGATCGTATGTGTGTGCCTGCAATCACGGTTTTGTCCTCTCAGAGGACAAACACAGCTGTGAGG CAGTTCGAGTGCTGATGGATGAGAAGAAGGAATGCTACTTGAACCTCGATGACACTGTGTTCTGCGACAGCGTTCTGGCCACCAACGTCACCAAGCAGGAGTGCTGCTGCTCCATTGGAGTGGGATGGGGAGATCACTGTGAGATCTATCCCTGTCCTGTCTCCCAATCAG CCGAGTTCCACTTCCTGTGTCCAAATGGGCAAGGCCTCTACTATGATGAAGGACTCCTGTACAGCCTGCCTGTCTACCATG ATATCGACGAGTGTTCTTTGTTCGCTGATGAAATCTGCAAGAAGGGTCGCTGTGAGAACACACAGCCAGGCTACGAGTGCTACTGTCAACAGGGCTTCTACTATGACGGCAACCTTCTTGAGTGCATTG ATGTGAACGAATGCCACGACGAGTCTCTGTGCACTAATGGTCACTGCGTCAACACCGAAGGGTCGTTCTTCTGCAACTGTAACCGGCCCTGGACTCCAGACTCCAACAAGAAGAAGTGTGTGATAGCAACAATTGCAG atgTGAATGAGTGTGAGGACCCAGTCAACTGTAAGAATGGCCACTGTGTGGACACTCCAGGGTCGTATTACTGCATCTGCTCTCCGCCCTGGACCCTGGCCACCGACCGTAACAGTTGTGTGACTCCTGAGGAGCAGGCTG ATGTGAATGAGTGCCAGGACCCCTCGTACTGTAAGAATGGGAGGTGTGAGAACACGCCCGGCTCCTTTCACTGTTTTTGCGACCCTCCCCTCACCTTCAGTGCAGCGCTGAAACAGTGCGTCTATGACG ATCGCACTGCTGCCCACAAGGATGTGTGTTTCCTGCAGGTTGACGAGGGCTTGATCTGCAGCGAGCCCAGGAACGGCATGGTGGTGACCTACTCAGAGTGCTGCTGTCACTACGGTCGTGGCTGGGGGCCCGAGTGTAACACCTGTCCACCCAGAAACTCAG agatgttTAGTCGTCTGTGTGAGATGCATCTGGAGACAGAGTCCGATGGGGAGCAGGATTTCCTGGCAGCTTTCGCCAACTACAACCCAG gtgacAGTTCAGAGGAGGATTCGGACGAATGCAGCTGTGTAAATGGTCGCTGTGTTCGCTCCTACCTGGGCACCATGTGTGAATGTAACACAGGCTTTAGGCTGGACCACTCCCGCACCCGCTGTATAG aCATTGATGAGTGTGCAGAACCAGGAGCTCATGCCAGTCCATGCAAGAACGCTCGCTGTGTGAACACCGCTGGCTCATACAAATGCTTCTGCAAACACGGCTTTGTGGCCACACGCAGGCCAAACACATGTGTCCGACGCAGAACTCGGTAA
- the ltbp3 gene encoding latent-transforming growth factor beta-binding protein 3 isoform X4: protein MPTLIAHLLVIWLSVHRLVWCTERSSTRERFKVVIAPLICKRICLKGQCQDTCEQGNNTTLIAENGQAADTLIGQGFRVVVCPLTCMNGGVCSSRKHCLCPPGFTGRLCQFPLQQTQQAQAARGNKQPVYPISLKPDGQKLVEQLSIGRTQLTQTHSVFTLPMSHSSEVQFNVRVHHTPDTSVVIQPLDQSDVKPPHKTGPRPIPARHKPKGRCFQETTPKQACNSTPLPVLTNQEDCCGSVGNSWGQNKCYQCPKLPNASVKHTIVEDYGSTCPQGYKRFNSTHCQDINECSMQGVCQNGDCLNTLGSFKCSCKAGLVLDRNRCVESPAEQAQCFRIASEARGCEHALPTHLTQEMCCCTVGKAWGHNCERCPQVGTVAFSKICPAGKGYFLQNIRETVAFPPIIFRKHDKEEPKQPERPPEMATAAQPSPTTTTSSPRVPVVKPTPPTIIRMTPGNDPFETQTKVLPETDECSLSRSICGHGECENSLNGHICHCHLGYHLNPLRNICEDDNECDSEPCGYGRGICVNIEGGYKCLCRQGYKHMVQHGRLKCVDVNECSKQDICGVGGQCVNLPGSYKCECHSGFRSKSHRHPTCEDINECLNPDTCPNEQCENTPGSYECVPCLPGHEARTGKCYDINECQKPGICPNGRCENLPGDYRCLCNEGFLPSSDSKGCRDIDECEDVRLCAYGHCINTEGSFQCQCYPGYQRTQEGSHCEDINECERPSNCQRGRCINSMGSYHCECQKGYTLVGGRRCQDIDECAADRSLCQPFGSCENRPGSYVCACNHGFVLSEDKHSCEAVRVLMDEKKECYLNLDDTVFCDSVLATNVTKQECCCSIGVGWGDHCEIYPCPVSQSAEFHFLCPNGQGLYYDEGLLYSLPVYHDIDECSLFADEICKKGRCENTQPGYECYCQQGFYYDGNLLECIDVNECHDESLCTNGHCVNTEGSFFCNCNRPWTPDSNKKKCVIATIADVNECQDPSYCKNGRCENTPGSFHCFCDPPLTFSAALKQCVYDDRTAAHKDVCFLQVDEGLICSEPRNGMVVTYSECCCHYGRGWGPECNTCPPRNSEMFSRLCEMHLETESDGEQDFLAAFANYNPGDSSEEDSDECSCVNGRCVRSYLGTMCECNTGFRLDHSRTRCIDIDECAEPGAHASPCKNARCVNTAGSYKCFCKHGFVATRRPNTCVRRRTR from the exons ATGCCCACTCTGATCGCCCATCTGCTTGTCATCTGGCTGAGCGTCCACAGGCTGGTGTGGTGCACGGAGCGCTCCTCCACACGGGAGCGCTTCAAGGTGGTCATCGCTCCTCTCATCTGCAAGCGGATCTGCCTGAAGGGACAGTGTCAGGATACCTGCGAGCAGGGCAACAACACCACGCTGATCGCGGAGAACGGGCAGGCGGCAGACACGCTCATCGGACAGGGCTTCAGGGTCG TTGTGTGTCCCCTGACGTGTATGAATGGAGGAGTATGCAGCTCGAGGAAACACTGCCTGTGCCCGCCTGGCTTCACCGGTCGGCTCTGCCAGTTTCCACTCCAGCAGACGCAGCAAGCTCAGGCAGCGCGGGGCAACAAGCAGCCTGTCTATCCCATATCTTTGAAGCCAGACGGCCAGAAACTAGTGGAGCAATTAAGCATAGGGCGTACCCagttgacacaaacacactctgttTTCACCCTACCCATGTCACACTCATCTGAAG TGCAGTTTAATGTTCGTGTTCACCACACGCCAGACACCTCTGTAGTCATTCAACCCCTCGACCAATCGGATGTCAAGCCTCCTCACAAGACAGGGCCACGCCCGATTCCTGCCAGACACAAACCAAAGGGGCGCTGCTTCCAGGAGACCACACCCAAACAAGCT TGCAACAGCACCCCGCTTCCTGTTCTGACCAATCAGGAGGATTGCTGTGGCAGTGTGGGGAATTCATGGGGACAAAACAAGTGTTATCAGTGCCCCAAACTACCAA ATGCATCAGTCAAGCATACCATTGTGGAAGACTACGGCTCGACCTGTCCGCAAGGCTATAAAAGATTCAACAGCACTCACTGTCAAG ATATCAACGAGTGCTCCATGCAGGGCGTCTGTCAGAATGGAGACTGCCTGAACACACTGGGCAGCTTCAAATGTTCCTGCAAGGCCGGTTTGGTGTTGGACAGGAATCGATGTGTTG AGTCTCCTGCTGAGCAGGCTCAGTGCTTCCGGATAGCGTCCGAGGCGAGGGGCTGCGAGCACGCACTGCCCACCCACCTCACCCAGGAGATGTGCTGCTGCACGGTGGGCAAAGCCTGGGGCCACAACTGTGAAAGATGTCCTCAGGTGGGCACAG TGGCCTTCAGTAAGATCTGCCCTGCTGGGAAAGGATACTTTCTCCAAAATATAAGAGAGACCGTGGCCTTCCCTCCCATCATCTTCCGCAAGCATGACAAGGAGG AACCTAAGCAGCCG GAGAGGCCTCCAGAGATGGCGACTGCTGCACAGCCGtctcccaccaccaccaccagcagtcCTCGTGTGCCTG TTGTTAAACCCACCCCTCCAACAATCATCAGAATGACCCCAGGCAATGACCCCTTCGAAACACAGACAAAAGTCTTGC CAGAGACAGATGAATGCAGTCTAAGCAGGAGCATTTGTGGTCATGGAGAGTGTGAAAACAGCCTGAATGGCCACATCTGTCACTGTCACCTTGGCTACCATCTCAATCCACTGAGGAACATCTGTGAGG ATGATAATGAATGTGATTCAGAACCGTGCGGGTACGGCAGAGGCATTTGCGTCAACATAGAAGGAGGTTACAAATGCCTCTGTCGTCAGGGCTATAAACACATGGTGCAGCATGGGAGACTCAAGTGCGTAG ATGTGAATGAGTGCTCTAAGCAGGACATCTGTGGTGTCGGAGGCCAGTGTGTGAACCTGCCTGGTTCTTATAAATGTGAATGTCACAGCGGCTTTAGGAGCAAGTCACACCGTCACCCAACATGTGAAG ACATTAATGAGTGTTTGAACCCCGACACTTGTCCCAATGAGCAATGTGAGAACACACCAGGCTCATATGAGTGTGTGCCTTGCTTGCCTGGTCACGAGGCCCGCACTGGCAAGTGTTATG ATATTAATGAGTGTCAGAAGCCTGGCATCTGTCCTAATGGGCGCTGTGAGAACCTCCCTGGTGATTACCGCTGCCTGTGCAACGAGGGCTTCCTCCCATCTTCAGACAGCAAAGGTTGCCGTG ACATTGATGAATGTGAGGACGTCAGGCTGTGTGCTTATGGCCACTGCATCAATACAGAAGGCTCCTTCCAGTGCCAGTGCTACCCGGGATACCAGCGCACACAGGAGGGCAGCCACTGCGAAG ATATCAATGAGTGTGAGAGGCCATCAAACTGTCAGAGGGGCCGTTGTATCAACAGTATGGGCTCATACCACTGCGAGTGCCAGAAGGGCTACACACTGGTGGGAGGCAGGAGGTGCCAAG ACATAGACGAATGTGCCGCAGACAGAAGTCTCTGCCAGCCCTTCGGCTCTTGTGAGAACAGACCAGGATCGTATGTGTGTGCCTGCAATCACGGTTTTGTCCTCTCAGAGGACAAACACAGCTGTGAGG CAGTTCGAGTGCTGATGGATGAGAAGAAGGAATGCTACTTGAACCTCGATGACACTGTGTTCTGCGACAGCGTTCTGGCCACCAACGTCACCAAGCAGGAGTGCTGCTGCTCCATTGGAGTGGGATGGGGAGATCACTGTGAGATCTATCCCTGTCCTGTCTCCCAATCAG CCGAGTTCCACTTCCTGTGTCCAAATGGGCAAGGCCTCTACTATGATGAAGGACTCCTGTACAGCCTGCCTGTCTACCATG ATATCGACGAGTGTTCTTTGTTCGCTGATGAAATCTGCAAGAAGGGTCGCTGTGAGAACACACAGCCAGGCTACGAGTGCTACTGTCAACAGGGCTTCTACTATGACGGCAACCTTCTTGAGTGCATTG ATGTGAACGAATGCCACGACGAGTCTCTGTGCACTAATGGTCACTGCGTCAACACCGAAGGGTCGTTCTTCTGCAACTGTAACCGGCCCTGGACTCCAGACTCCAACAAGAAGAAGTGTGTGATAGCAACAATTGCAG ATGTGAATGAGTGCCAGGACCCCTCGTACTGTAAGAATGGGAGGTGTGAGAACACGCCCGGCTCCTTTCACTGTTTTTGCGACCCTCCCCTCACCTTCAGTGCAGCGCTGAAACAGTGCGTCTATGACG ATCGCACTGCTGCCCACAAGGATGTGTGTTTCCTGCAGGTTGACGAGGGCTTGATCTGCAGCGAGCCCAGGAACGGCATGGTGGTGACCTACTCAGAGTGCTGCTGTCACTACGGTCGTGGCTGGGGGCCCGAGTGTAACACCTGTCCACCCAGAAACTCAG agatgttTAGTCGTCTGTGTGAGATGCATCTGGAGACAGAGTCCGATGGGGAGCAGGATTTCCTGGCAGCTTTCGCCAACTACAACCCAG gtgacAGTTCAGAGGAGGATTCGGACGAATGCAGCTGTGTAAATGGTCGCTGTGTTCGCTCCTACCTGGGCACCATGTGTGAATGTAACACAGGCTTTAGGCTGGACCACTCCCGCACCCGCTGTATAG aCATTGATGAGTGTGCAGAACCAGGAGCTCATGCCAGTCCATGCAAGAACGCTCGCTGTGTGAACACCGCTGGCTCATACAAATGCTTCTGCAAACACGGCTTTGTGGCCACACGCAGGCCAAACACATGTGTCCGACGCAGAACTCGGTAA
- the ltbp3 gene encoding latent-transforming growth factor beta-binding protein 3 isoform X3: protein MPTLIAHLLVIWLSVHRLVWCTERSSTRERFKVVIAPLICKRICLKGQCQDTCEQGNNTTLIAENGQAADTLIGQGFRVVVCPLTCMNGGVCSSRKHCLCPPGFTGRLCQFPLQQTQQAQAARGNKQPVYPISLKPDGQKLVEQLSIGRTQLTQTHSVFTLPMSHSSEVQFNVRVHHTPDTSVVIQPLDQSDVKPPHKTGPRPIPARHKPKGRCFQETTPKQACNSTPLPVLTNQEDCCGSVGNSWGQNKCYQCPKLPNASVKHTIVEDYGSTCPQGYKRFNSTHCQDINECSMQGVCQNGDCLNTLGSFKCSCKAGLVLDRNRCVESPAEQAQCFRIASEARGCEHALPTHLTQEMCCCTVGKAWGHNCERCPQVGTVAFSKICPAGKGYFLQNIRETVAFPPIIFRKHDKEEPKQPERPPEMATAAQPSPTTTTSSPRVPVVKPTPPTIIRMTPGNDPFETQTKVLPETDECSLSRSICGHGECENSLNGHICHCHLGYHLNPLRNICEDDNECDSEPCGYGRGICVNIEGGYKCLCRQGYKHMVQHGRLKCVDVNECSKQDICGVGGQCVNLPGSYKCECHSGFRSKSHRHPTCEDINECLNPDTCPNEQCENTPGSYECVPCLPGHEARTGKCYDINECQKPGICPNGRCENLPGDYRCLCNEGFLPSSDSKGCRDIDECEDVRLCAYGHCINTEGSFQCQCYPGYQRTQEGSHCEDINECERPSNCQRGRCINSMGSYHCECQKGYTLVGGRRCQDIDECAADRSLCQPFGSCENRPGSYVCACNHGFVLSEDKHSCEAVRVLMDEKKECYLNLDDTVFCDSVLATNVTKQECCCSIGVGWGDHCEIYPCPVSQSAEFHFLCPNGQGLYYDEGLLYSLPVYHDIDECSLFADEICKKGRCENTQPGYECYCQQGFYYDGNLLECIDVNECHDESLCTNGHCVNTEGSFFCNCNRPWTPDSNKKKCVIATIADVNECEDPVNCKNGHCVDTPGSYYCICSPPWTLATDRNSCVTPEEQADRTAAHKDVCFLQVDEGLICSEPRNGMVVTYSECCCHYGRGWGPECNTCPPRNSEMFSRLCEMHLETESDGEQDFLAAFANYNPGDSSEEDSDECSCVNGRCVRSYLGTMCECNTGFRLDHSRTRCIDIDECAEPGAHASPCKNARCVNTAGSYKCFCKHGFVATRRPNTCVRRRTR from the exons ATGCCCACTCTGATCGCCCATCTGCTTGTCATCTGGCTGAGCGTCCACAGGCTGGTGTGGTGCACGGAGCGCTCCTCCACACGGGAGCGCTTCAAGGTGGTCATCGCTCCTCTCATCTGCAAGCGGATCTGCCTGAAGGGACAGTGTCAGGATACCTGCGAGCAGGGCAACAACACCACGCTGATCGCGGAGAACGGGCAGGCGGCAGACACGCTCATCGGACAGGGCTTCAGGGTCG TTGTGTGTCCCCTGACGTGTATGAATGGAGGAGTATGCAGCTCGAGGAAACACTGCCTGTGCCCGCCTGGCTTCACCGGTCGGCTCTGCCAGTTTCCACTCCAGCAGACGCAGCAAGCTCAGGCAGCGCGGGGCAACAAGCAGCCTGTCTATCCCATATCTTTGAAGCCAGACGGCCAGAAACTAGTGGAGCAATTAAGCATAGGGCGTACCCagttgacacaaacacactctgttTTCACCCTACCCATGTCACACTCATCTGAAG TGCAGTTTAATGTTCGTGTTCACCACACGCCAGACACCTCTGTAGTCATTCAACCCCTCGACCAATCGGATGTCAAGCCTCCTCACAAGACAGGGCCACGCCCGATTCCTGCCAGACACAAACCAAAGGGGCGCTGCTTCCAGGAGACCACACCCAAACAAGCT TGCAACAGCACCCCGCTTCCTGTTCTGACCAATCAGGAGGATTGCTGTGGCAGTGTGGGGAATTCATGGGGACAAAACAAGTGTTATCAGTGCCCCAAACTACCAA ATGCATCAGTCAAGCATACCATTGTGGAAGACTACGGCTCGACCTGTCCGCAAGGCTATAAAAGATTCAACAGCACTCACTGTCAAG ATATCAACGAGTGCTCCATGCAGGGCGTCTGTCAGAATGGAGACTGCCTGAACACACTGGGCAGCTTCAAATGTTCCTGCAAGGCCGGTTTGGTGTTGGACAGGAATCGATGTGTTG AGTCTCCTGCTGAGCAGGCTCAGTGCTTCCGGATAGCGTCCGAGGCGAGGGGCTGCGAGCACGCACTGCCCACCCACCTCACCCAGGAGATGTGCTGCTGCACGGTGGGCAAAGCCTGGGGCCACAACTGTGAAAGATGTCCTCAGGTGGGCACAG TGGCCTTCAGTAAGATCTGCCCTGCTGGGAAAGGATACTTTCTCCAAAATATAAGAGAGACCGTGGCCTTCCCTCCCATCATCTTCCGCAAGCATGACAAGGAGG AACCTAAGCAGCCG GAGAGGCCTCCAGAGATGGCGACTGCTGCACAGCCGtctcccaccaccaccaccagcagtcCTCGTGTGCCTG TTGTTAAACCCACCCCTCCAACAATCATCAGAATGACCCCAGGCAATGACCCCTTCGAAACACAGACAAAAGTCTTGC CAGAGACAGATGAATGCAGTCTAAGCAGGAGCATTTGTGGTCATGGAGAGTGTGAAAACAGCCTGAATGGCCACATCTGTCACTGTCACCTTGGCTACCATCTCAATCCACTGAGGAACATCTGTGAGG ATGATAATGAATGTGATTCAGAACCGTGCGGGTACGGCAGAGGCATTTGCGTCAACATAGAAGGAGGTTACAAATGCCTCTGTCGTCAGGGCTATAAACACATGGTGCAGCATGGGAGACTCAAGTGCGTAG ATGTGAATGAGTGCTCTAAGCAGGACATCTGTGGTGTCGGAGGCCAGTGTGTGAACCTGCCTGGTTCTTATAAATGTGAATGTCACAGCGGCTTTAGGAGCAAGTCACACCGTCACCCAACATGTGAAG ACATTAATGAGTGTTTGAACCCCGACACTTGTCCCAATGAGCAATGTGAGAACACACCAGGCTCATATGAGTGTGTGCCTTGCTTGCCTGGTCACGAGGCCCGCACTGGCAAGTGTTATG ATATTAATGAGTGTCAGAAGCCTGGCATCTGTCCTAATGGGCGCTGTGAGAACCTCCCTGGTGATTACCGCTGCCTGTGCAACGAGGGCTTCCTCCCATCTTCAGACAGCAAAGGTTGCCGTG ACATTGATGAATGTGAGGACGTCAGGCTGTGTGCTTATGGCCACTGCATCAATACAGAAGGCTCCTTCCAGTGCCAGTGCTACCCGGGATACCAGCGCACACAGGAGGGCAGCCACTGCGAAG ATATCAATGAGTGTGAGAGGCCATCAAACTGTCAGAGGGGCCGTTGTATCAACAGTATGGGCTCATACCACTGCGAGTGCCAGAAGGGCTACACACTGGTGGGAGGCAGGAGGTGCCAAG ACATAGACGAATGTGCCGCAGACAGAAGTCTCTGCCAGCCCTTCGGCTCTTGTGAGAACAGACCAGGATCGTATGTGTGTGCCTGCAATCACGGTTTTGTCCTCTCAGAGGACAAACACAGCTGTGAGG CAGTTCGAGTGCTGATGGATGAGAAGAAGGAATGCTACTTGAACCTCGATGACACTGTGTTCTGCGACAGCGTTCTGGCCACCAACGTCACCAAGCAGGAGTGCTGCTGCTCCATTGGAGTGGGATGGGGAGATCACTGTGAGATCTATCCCTGTCCTGTCTCCCAATCAG CCGAGTTCCACTTCCTGTGTCCAAATGGGCAAGGCCTCTACTATGATGAAGGACTCCTGTACAGCCTGCCTGTCTACCATG ATATCGACGAGTGTTCTTTGTTCGCTGATGAAATCTGCAAGAAGGGTCGCTGTGAGAACACACAGCCAGGCTACGAGTGCTACTGTCAACAGGGCTTCTACTATGACGGCAACCTTCTTGAGTGCATTG ATGTGAACGAATGCCACGACGAGTCTCTGTGCACTAATGGTCACTGCGTCAACACCGAAGGGTCGTTCTTCTGCAACTGTAACCGGCCCTGGACTCCAGACTCCAACAAGAAGAAGTGTGTGATAGCAACAATTGCAG atgTGAATGAGTGTGAGGACCCAGTCAACTGTAAGAATGGCCACTGTGTGGACACTCCAGGGTCGTATTACTGCATCTGCTCTCCGCCCTGGACCCTGGCCACCGACCGTAACAGTTGTGTGACTCCTGAGGAGCAGGCTG ATCGCACTGCTGCCCACAAGGATGTGTGTTTCCTGCAGGTTGACGAGGGCTTGATCTGCAGCGAGCCCAGGAACGGCATGGTGGTGACCTACTCAGAGTGCTGCTGTCACTACGGTCGTGGCTGGGGGCCCGAGTGTAACACCTGTCCACCCAGAAACTCAG agatgttTAGTCGTCTGTGTGAGATGCATCTGGAGACAGAGTCCGATGGGGAGCAGGATTTCCTGGCAGCTTTCGCCAACTACAACCCAG gtgacAGTTCAGAGGAGGATTCGGACGAATGCAGCTGTGTAAATGGTCGCTGTGTTCGCTCCTACCTGGGCACCATGTGTGAATGTAACACAGGCTTTAGGCTGGACCACTCCCGCACCCGCTGTATAG aCATTGATGAGTGTGCAGAACCAGGAGCTCATGCCAGTCCATGCAAGAACGCTCGCTGTGTGAACACCGCTGGCTCATACAAATGCTTCTGCAAACACGGCTTTGTGGCCACACGCAGGCCAAACACATGTGTCCGACGCAGAACTCGGTAA